AGAAAGGTCAGCGGCGTAATGATCAATAAAGGCACAAACTGCAGTTCTTCAAAGCTGCGCGCCCAGATGCCAAGTATGAAACCAAGCAAGCTGAAGCTGATCGCCGTCAGCAGCAAGAATCCGATCATCCAAACGGGATGCAATATCGTGATGGGCACAAAGCAGGCGCCCGTCGCCAGTATCACCAGGCCGAGAATCACGGACTTGGTCGCCGCAGCGCCGACATAAGCGATCACCGCTTCCAGCGGTGAAATCGGCGCTGACAGAATCTCGTAAATGGTGCCCGAGAACTTCGGAAAATAAATGCCGAACGAGGCATTGGACACGCTTTGCGTAAACAGTGACAGCATGATCAAACCGGGCACCAGGAAAGCACCGTACGGCACACCCTCCACATCACTGAGACGGCCGCCCATCGCAGCACCGAAAACCACAAAATACAGCGAGGTGGTAATCACGGGCGCAACCAAGGACTGCCACAGGGTGCGCTTGGCACGGGCCATTTCGAAGGTGTAGATCGCCCACACACCATGATGATTGAAACTCATGCGCTGGCTCCTTCGCGCTGATGTACGAGGTTGACGAAAATCTCCTCAAGTGAGCTTTCCCGCGTGTTGAGATCACGAAAACCGATATCCAACTCGCTCAACTTACGAAGCAGGCGCGAAATTTCGTTGCGATCCGCCTGCGCGTCGAAGGCATACACCATTTCCTGGCCGCCGGCCTGCAATTGCACCTGCCAAGGGGCCAGTGCGTCGGGCAGCGATTCCAG
The Oceanococcus atlanticus DNA segment above includes these coding regions:
- a CDS encoding ABC transporter permease, which translates into the protein MSFNHHGVWAIYTFEMARAKRTLWQSLVAPVITTSLYFVVFGAAMGGRLSDVEGVPYGAFLVPGLIMLSLFTQSVSNASFGIYFPKFSGTIYEILSAPISPLEAVIAYVGAAATKSVILGLVILATGACFVPITILHPVWMIGFLLLTAISFSLLGFILGIWARSFEELQFVPLLIITPLTFLGGVFYSLDMLSPLWRTVTLFNPVVYLISGFRWSFYGMADVSLWWSVAISLGFLAVCTAILWWIFKTGYRLKA